In Nitrosococcus oceani ATCC 19707, the following proteins share a genomic window:
- the rlmE gene encoding 23S rRNA (uridine(2552)-2'-O)-methyltransferase RlmE: MAKRKSHSARWLREHFRDSYVIQAKAQGYRSRAVFKLQEIDTRERLLGPGRVVIDLGAAPGGWSQWAAERVGERGRVIAMDILPMLSCPGVQFIQGDFREDNVLAELQNTLAGCVVDLVMSDMAPNMSGMAAVDQPRAIYLGELALAFAQESLGPEGSFLLKTFQGEGFDALYEVIRQDFSRVRIHKPPASRGRSREVYIVARRSRKDNGGG; the protein is encoded by the coding sequence ATGGCGAAACGCAAGAGTCATAGCGCTCGCTGGTTACGGGAACATTTCCGTGATTCCTATGTCATACAAGCTAAGGCGCAAGGGTATCGATCCCGGGCCGTTTTTAAGCTCCAGGAGATAGATACACGGGAGCGCTTGCTAGGCCCAGGTAGGGTAGTTATTGATCTCGGTGCGGCTCCAGGAGGCTGGTCCCAGTGGGCTGCCGAACGGGTCGGAGAGCGGGGTCGGGTGATTGCGATGGATATTCTTCCCATGCTTTCATGTCCTGGCGTACAGTTTATCCAGGGAGATTTTCGTGAGGATAATGTTCTAGCTGAGCTACAGAATACCCTCGCAGGCTGTGTGGTAGATCTTGTAATGTCGGATATGGCTCCTAATATGAGCGGTATGGCGGCAGTAGATCAACCCCGTGCTATCTACCTTGGGGAGTTAGCGCTAGCCTTTGCCCAAGAAAGTTTAGGGCCAGAAGGCTCGTTTTTACTTAAAACCTTCCAGGGTGAGGGGTTCGATGCACTTTATGAAGTAATACGCCAGGATTTTTCTCGAGTGCGGATTCATAAGCCGCCGGCCTCACGAGGACGTAGTCGCGAGGTCTATATCGTCGCCAGGCGATCACGGAAGGACAACGGCGGGGGATGA
- the greA gene encoding transcription elongation factor GreA, producing the protein MNKVPLTEKGAQQLREELQELKTVVRPKVVTAIAEARAHGDLKENAEYHAAREEQGFVEGRIRDLEHQLAHAQIIDVSKLQKDGRVVFGVTVDLVNIETDEEASYQIVGDLEANIKENKISINSPIARALIGKREGDEIQVQAPSGIILYEIAAIGYQ; encoded by the coding sequence ATGAATAAAGTACCCTTGACGGAGAAAGGGGCGCAGCAATTGCGTGAAGAGTTGCAGGAGCTTAAGACCGTAGTTAGGCCGAAAGTAGTGACGGCTATTGCTGAAGCTCGCGCCCATGGTGATCTTAAAGAAAATGCAGAATACCATGCTGCCCGGGAAGAGCAGGGGTTTGTTGAGGGGCGTATCAGGGATCTGGAGCACCAGCTCGCCCATGCCCAGATAATTGATGTGAGCAAACTCCAGAAAGATGGCCGGGTAGTGTTTGGCGTGACCGTTGACTTGGTCAATATAGAAACTGACGAGGAGGCGAGCTATCAAATCGTTGGTGATCTGGAAGCAAACATTAAAGAGAATAAAATCTCTATAAACTCTCCTATTGCCCGCGCCCTTATTGGAAAAAGGGAGGGAGATGAAATCCAGGTGCAAGCACCTAGTGGAATCATACTTTATGAGATTGCCGCCATAGGCTATCAATAG
- the ftsH gene encoding ATP-dependent zinc metalloprotease FtsH produces MAKNIILWVVIALVLMSVFNSFDTRQVSGHHIDYSRFIADVKSGQVNKVVIDGRHISGETSEGKHFTTYSPGNDPGLIGDLLGNGVVIEAKPEEGTGLLMQVFISWFPMLLLIAVWIFFMRQMQGGAGGRGAMSFGKSRARMLSEEQVKVTFSDVAGCDEAKEEVQELVEFLREPGRFQKLGGKIPRGVLMVGPPGTGKTLLARAIAGEAKVPFFTISGSDFVEMFVGVGASRVRDMFENAKKHAPCIIFIDEIDAVGRQRGAGLGGGHDEREQTLNQMLVEMDGFEGNEGVIVIAATNRPDVLDPALLRPGRFDRQVVVSLPDIRGRAQILKVHLRKVPVAEDVEPALIARGTPGFSGADLANLVNEAALFAARGSKRLVDMQDLEQAKDKILMGVERRSAVMSEDDKRLTAYHEAGHAIIGRLVPSHDPVYKVSIIPRGRALGVTMFLPEEDRYSLSKLQIESQISSLFGGRLAEELIFGVEYVTTGASNDIQRATELARNMVTKWGLSEKLGPLAYGEEEGEVFLGHSVTQHKGIADTTASEIDTEIRAIIDRNYLRAKQLLEENMDKLHVMSDALMKYETIDKEQIDDIMAGKEPRPPKVSGSDVEPPSGSDAVPPKGKEEQPVGGGSIPASQH; encoded by the coding sequence ATGGCAAAAAATATTATTTTGTGGGTAGTGATTGCCCTAGTACTGATGTCGGTTTTTAACAGCTTCGACACGCGTCAGGTAAGCGGCCATCATATCGATTACTCTCGATTCATCGCCGATGTTAAAAGTGGGCAAGTGAATAAAGTGGTGATCGACGGGCGTCACATCAGTGGTGAAACAAGCGAAGGGAAACACTTTACAACCTATAGTCCAGGTAATGATCCAGGTTTGATCGGCGATCTCTTGGGTAATGGTGTTGTTATTGAAGCCAAGCCAGAAGAGGGAACAGGGCTTTTGATGCAGGTTTTTATCTCTTGGTTCCCTATGTTATTGCTCATTGCAGTATGGATTTTTTTCATGCGGCAGATGCAGGGCGGAGCTGGAGGCCGTGGAGCAATGTCGTTTGGTAAAAGCCGTGCTCGCATGCTGAGCGAAGAGCAGGTGAAAGTTACCTTTAGTGATGTTGCTGGATGTGACGAAGCAAAGGAAGAAGTTCAGGAATTGGTAGAGTTCTTGCGCGAGCCCGGTCGTTTTCAAAAATTAGGAGGTAAAATTCCTCGGGGCGTGCTTATGGTAGGACCGCCAGGAACAGGAAAAACCTTATTGGCAAGGGCGATTGCTGGCGAAGCCAAAGTCCCCTTCTTCACCATTTCCGGCTCTGATTTTGTGGAAATGTTTGTGGGCGTGGGCGCCTCGCGAGTGCGAGATATGTTTGAGAACGCCAAAAAGCACGCGCCTTGCATTATTTTCATCGACGAAATTGATGCCGTTGGGCGTCAGCGCGGTGCCGGCCTTGGAGGCGGCCATGATGAGCGGGAGCAAACCCTCAATCAAATGCTGGTGGAGATGGATGGGTTTGAAGGCAACGAAGGCGTTATTGTTATTGCTGCGACCAACCGCCCTGATGTGCTGGATCCGGCTCTGTTGCGGCCAGGACGCTTTGATCGGCAGGTTGTGGTTTCTCTCCCAGATATCCGAGGGCGAGCGCAAATCCTTAAAGTTCACCTTCGTAAGGTCCCAGTCGCGGAAGATGTGGAGCCGGCCCTCATTGCACGAGGTACCCCGGGTTTCTCTGGCGCCGATCTTGCTAACTTGGTCAATGAGGCCGCTCTGTTTGCCGCTCGTGGCAGCAAGCGCTTGGTCGATATGCAAGACTTGGAGCAAGCCAAGGATAAAATCCTGATGGGTGTCGAACGGCGTTCAGCAGTGATGAGTGAGGACGACAAGAGGCTCACTGCTTATCATGAAGCTGGGCACGCTATCATTGGCCGTTTGGTACCCTCGCACGATCCAGTTTACAAGGTAAGCATTATCCCTCGGGGCCGAGCGCTAGGCGTTACTATGTTCTTGCCGGAAGAAGATCGCTACAGCCTGAGCAAGCTACAGATAGAGAGTCAGATTTCCAGCCTCTTTGGCGGGCGCTTAGCTGAAGAATTGATCTTTGGCGTGGAGTACGTAACTACGGGAGCTTCTAATGATATCCAGCGTGCTACCGAGTTAGCCCGTAATATGGTGACTAAATGGGGACTTTCGGAAAAGCTGGGCCCACTGGCCTATGGCGAAGAGGAAGGCGAAGTGTTTCTGGGACATTCTGTGACCCAGCATAAGGGTATTGCGGATACGACGGCTTCAGAAATTGATACCGAAATACGGGCTATTATTGACCGCAATTACCTGCGGGCAAAACAGCTCTTAGAGGAGAATATGGACAAATTGCACGTTATGTCCGATGCTCTAATGAAATATGAAACCATTGATAAGGAACAAATTGATGACATTATGGCTGGTAAAGAACCACGACCACCTAAAGTAAGCGGGTCTGATGTGGAACCGCCCAGTGGGAGTGATGCAGTGCCACCTAAAGGGAAGGAAGAACAGCCTGTAGGGGGGGGATCTATCCCTGCTAGCCAGCATTAA